One window from the genome of Glycine soja cultivar W05 chromosome 12, ASM419377v2, whole genome shotgun sequence encodes:
- the LOC114380083 gene encoding uncharacterized protein C24B11.05-like produces the protein MEDGHKFQEVSKPKYDCLLFDLDDTLYPYSSGVSVQIAKNIDEYMIQKLGVEAAKVAELNYSLYKTYGTTMAGLRAIGYDFDYDDFNSFVHGRLPYDVLLKPDPVLRGILQSLPVRKLIFTNADSKHAIRALKTLGLEDCFESIISFDTLNPSNNTNPSHNKDGSESRSTTAEIFDFCEHIRRAESDMVLPRTPVVCKPFDDAFGNAFKLADIDPQRALFFDDSIRNLLTAKRLGLHTVAIGTSVRTTGVDHALESIHNIKEAFPELWDAEVKHEFVQYNVGIETSVKA, from the exons ATGGAAGACGGGCATAAGTTCCAGGAAGTTTCAAAGCCAAAATATGATTGCCTTTTATTTG atCTTGATGACACCCTTTATCCTTATAGTTCTGGAGTTTCAGTGCAAAtagcaaaaaatattgatg AGTATATGATTCAAAAGCTTGGGGTGGAGGCTGCCAAAGTTGCTGAATTGAACTATTCATTATATAAGACTTATGGGACAACGATGGCTGGTCTAAGG GCAATTGGCTATGACTTTGACTATGATGACTTTAACAG TTTTGTTCATGGGAGATTGCCATATGATGTGCTGCTGAAACCAGACCCTGTTCTCAGGGGCATTTTGCAAAGCCTGCCTGTTAGGAAACTT ATTTTTACTAATGCAGACTCGAAACATGCAATTCGAGCGCTTAAAACCCTTGGACTGGAGGACTGCTTTGAAAGTATTATAAGCTTTGACACTCTGAATCCCTCCAACAACACCAATCCTTCTCATAATAAAGATGGCAGTGAATCCCGATCAACCACTGCAGAAATTTTTGACTTTTGTGAGCACATACGCCGGGCGGAATCTGATATGGTGCTTCCAAGGACCCCAGTTGTCTGCAAACCCTTTGATGATGCATTTGGAAATGCTTTCAAGTTAGCAGATATTGACCCTCAAAGAGCA TTGTTTTTTGATGACAGCATCCGCAATTTATTGACAGCCAAACGCTTGGGCCTCCACACAGTTGCG ATTGGTACATCTGTTCGTACCACTGGAGTGGATCATGCATTAGAGAGTATTCATAATATCAAGGAGGCATTTCCTGAGCTTTGGGATGCTGAAGTGAAGCATGAATTTGTGCAATACAATGTTGGAATTGAAACATCGGTAAAAGCTTAG